Proteins encoded in a region of the Bartonella taylorii genome:
- the gap gene encoding type I glyceraldehyde-3-phosphate dehydrogenase yields the protein MTVRVAINGFGRIGRNILRAIVESGRHDIEVVAVNDLGAVETNAHLLRYDSVHGRFPGPVKVVGDSIDVGCGLIKVYAERDPAQLPWKALDIDIALECTGIFTTRDKASAHLDAGAKRVLVSAPSEGADLTVVYGVNHQSLSKEHRVVSNASCTTNCLAPVAQVLHNTVGIEKGFMTTIHSYTGDQPVLDTMHRDLYRARAAALSMIPTSTGAAKAVGLVLPELKGLLDGVSIRVPTPNVSVVDLTFTAKRSTTVEEINTAICSAARGALAGILDYTEEKLVSCDFNHNPHSAIFHNDQTKVIDGRFCRVLVWYDNEWGFSNRMSDTAVAFAKTI from the coding sequence ATGACTGTTCGCGTTGCAATTAATGGGTTTGGGCGTATCGGACGCAATATTTTGCGTGCCATTGTGGAAAGTGGACGACACGATATTGAAGTTGTGGCTGTTAATGATTTGGGAGCAGTGGAAACTAATGCCCATTTGTTGCGCTATGATTCAGTCCACGGGCGTTTTCCTGGACCCGTCAAGGTTGTGGGTGATTCCATTGATGTCGGGTGTGGTTTGATAAAGGTATACGCAGAGCGTGATCCAGCACAATTGCCTTGGAAGGCTTTGGATATCGATATTGCTCTAGAATGTACGGGCATTTTTACTACGCGAGATAAAGCAAGTGCGCATTTGGATGCGGGGGCAAAGCGCGTTCTTGTTTCTGCGCCGTCAGAAGGCGCAGATCTTACAGTGGTTTATGGGGTGAATCACCAGTCTTTGAGCAAAGAGCATAGGGTTGTTTCTAATGCTTCTTGCACAACCAATTGCTTGGCGCCTGTTGCGCAAGTTTTGCACAACACGGTTGGAATTGAAAAGGGATTTATGACAACAATCCATTCTTATACGGGTGATCAACCTGTGTTGGATACAATGCATCGTGATCTTTATCGTGCACGTGCGGCCGCTCTTTCTATGATTCCTACGTCAACAGGTGCGGCGAAGGCTGTAGGGTTGGTATTGCCAGAATTAAAAGGGTTGCTCGATGGTGTATCAATTCGCGTTCCAACCCCCAATGTTTCCGTTGTTGATTTGACATTTACCGCTAAGCGTTCCACAACAGTTGAAGAAATAAACACTGCCATTTGTTCTGCTGCACGCGGTGCACTTGCAGGTATTTTGGATTATACGGAGGAAAAGCTTGTGAGTTGTGATTTTAATCATAATCCACATTCAGCTATTTTCCATAATGATCAAACCAAGGTGATCGATGGCAGATTTTGTCGTGTTCTGGTTTGGTACGATAATGAATGGGGTTTTTCTAACCGCATGAGCGATACTGCTGTGGCCTTCGCCAAAACAATATAA
- the rpmE gene encoding 50S ribosomal protein L31, giving the protein MKANIHPNYHRITVVMTDGTQYTTRSTWGKEGDTLNLDIDPRTHPAWTGGSQTLVDRGGRVSKFKNRFGNLGM; this is encoded by the coding sequence ATGAAAGCGAATATTCATCCCAACTATCATAGGATTACCGTTGTTATGACGGATGGCACCCAATATACGACTCGCTCAACTTGGGGAAAAGAAGGGGATACCCTTAATCTGGACATTGATCCAAGAACCCATCCAGCATGGACAGGAGGGTCTCAAACACTCGTAGATCGTGGTGGTCGTGTTTCTAAATTCAAAAATCGTTTTGGTAACCTTGGCATGTAA
- the tkt gene encoding transketolase, protein MTNTEQQNQMANAIRFLAIDAIEKANSGHPGLPMGAADIATVLYTKFLAHDPKNPHWPNRDRFVLSAGHGSMLLYALLYLSGYEDISLEDLKNFRQLGSKLAGHPEYGHVAGIETTTGPLGQGLANAVGMALGERLQNARFGDLINHYTYALVGDGCLMEGISQEALSLAGHLKLNKLIVLWDDNNISIDGEISLADSTDQIARFKASGWEAHKVNGHDQAALARAIEAARNCDKPTLIACKTTIGFGAPNKAGSNKVHGAPLGAREIAETRIALGWDVEPFVIPADILDDWRLAGLNAAKKRQKWEEKLADLPVSERVEFERLMRGDLLGGFDGAIDDYKQRLSEERPFVATRKASEMALEVINEVVSETIGGSADLTGSNNTKSSQMKSISAEDFSGRYLHYGIREHVMGAVMNGLALYGGFIPYGGTFLCFSDYMRPAMRLSSLMGLRVIYVMTHDSIGLGEDGPTHQPVEHLASLRAMPNHLVFRPADAMETVECWQLALKARKTPSTLALSRQNLPLLRQEYEEENLCMLGAYELLTASDDAQVTLFASGSELQIAVKVHAVLEEKGIPTRVVSVPCFELFAQQSLSYQRALIGDAPIKVAIEAAVRQGWDRFIGSDGVFIGMDGFGASGTIDALYTHFGITCENVVAAVEKELGKIHKENAK, encoded by the coding sequence ATGACAAATACTGAACAACAAAATCAGATGGCCAATGCTATCCGTTTTCTTGCTATTGACGCGATTGAAAAAGCAAATTCTGGTCATCCTGGTTTGCCAATGGGGGCAGCCGATATTGCTACCGTTCTTTATACAAAGTTTCTTGCACATGATCCTAAAAATCCTCATTGGCCCAACCGTGATCGTTTTGTGCTGTCGGCTGGACATGGGTCTATGTTGCTTTATGCCTTACTGTATCTGTCTGGTTATGAGGATATCTCCCTTGAGGATCTCAAAAATTTTCGCCAATTAGGGTCAAAGCTTGCTGGGCATCCAGAATATGGGCATGTTGCAGGAATCGAAACAACCACTGGCCCCCTTGGACAGGGATTGGCTAATGCTGTAGGGATGGCGCTTGGTGAGCGCTTGCAGAATGCGCGTTTTGGTGATCTCATCAATCATTACACTTACGCATTGGTGGGGGATGGGTGTCTTATGGAAGGGATTTCCCAAGAAGCACTTTCTCTTGCTGGACATTTAAAACTTAATAAACTTATTGTGTTGTGGGATGATAATAATATTTCCATTGATGGAGAGATTTCTCTTGCTGACAGTACAGATCAGATAGCGCGTTTTAAAGCGTCTGGTTGGGAGGCACATAAAGTCAATGGGCATGATCAAGCAGCACTGGCACGTGCCATTGAGGCTGCTCGAAATTGTGATAAACCAACTTTGATTGCTTGCAAAACAACTATAGGCTTTGGAGCACCAAATAAAGCGGGAAGCAATAAAGTCCATGGAGCTCCTTTAGGAGCACGAGAAATTGCTGAAACCCGTATCGCTTTGGGGTGGGATGTTGAGCCTTTCGTTATTCCAGCTGATATTCTTGATGATTGGCGTTTGGCCGGCCTCAATGCTGCTAAAAAAAGGCAGAAATGGGAAGAAAAATTAGCTGATCTTCCTGTGTCAGAGCGGGTGGAGTTTGAAAGGTTGATGCGGGGTGATCTCCTAGGTGGATTTGATGGCGCTATTGATGATTATAAACAGCGCCTCAGTGAAGAGCGTCCTTTTGTTGCTACGCGTAAAGCTTCAGAAATGGCTCTTGAAGTTATCAATGAAGTCGTTAGTGAAACCATTGGTGGTTCTGCTGATTTGACTGGGTCCAATAATACCAAAAGCAGCCAGATGAAAAGTATTTCTGCTGAAGATTTTTCAGGGCGCTATCTGCATTATGGAATTCGCGAACATGTTATGGGAGCTGTGATGAATGGTCTTGCCCTTTATGGAGGCTTTATTCCTTATGGGGGAACCTTTTTATGCTTTTCTGACTATATGCGTCCTGCTATGCGTCTTTCCTCTCTCATGGGTTTGCGGGTGATTTATGTCATGACCCATGATTCCATTGGTCTTGGTGAAGATGGTCCTACACATCAGCCCGTGGAGCATTTGGCTTCCTTGCGCGCAATGCCCAATCATCTGGTTTTTCGCCCTGCTGATGCTATGGAGACAGTTGAGTGTTGGCAATTGGCTTTGAAAGCACGAAAGACACCTTCTACTTTGGCTTTGAGCCGACAAAATTTACCACTTTTGCGGCAAGAGTATGAAGAAGAAAATCTTTGTATGCTTGGCGCTTATGAATTACTAACAGCTAGTGATGATGCGCAGGTGACTCTGTTTGCTTCCGGTTCAGAATTGCAAATTGCGGTGAAGGTGCATGCTGTTTTAGAGGAAAAAGGTATTCCAACGCGGGTGGTTTCTGTGCCTTGTTTTGAACTCTTTGCGCAGCAATCTCTCTCCTATCAGCGTGCCCTCATTGGGGATGCTCCAATTAAAGTTGCTATTGAAGCTGCTGTTCGGCAAGGGTGGGACCGTTTTATTGGCAGTGATGGTGTGTTTATTGGTATGGATGGGTTTGGTGCAAGCGGGACGATTGATGCGCTTTATACGCATTTCGGTATCACTTGTGAGAATGTGGTGGCTGCCGTTGAAAAAGAGCTTGGAAAGATCCATAAAGAAAATGCAAAATGA
- the pyk gene encoding pyruvate kinase: MKRARKVKIIATLGPSSFSIEMIEKLFMAGADVFRLNMSHTDRKTMCDLVKRIRQVEKNTQRPIGILVDLQGPKLRIGCFAKGQEDLRVGQNFTLDNHDVLGDAQRVFFPHADVLTAVKPGDRLLIDDGKLELYVQVCDGHSVQCRVIAGTHISDRKGVSLPDTVLPFGSMTSKDKADLQALLEQPVDWVALSFIQRPEDILEVRRLTKSKVALMAKIEKPQALEHIEKIIEISDGVMIARGDLGVEMPLEKVPAIQMELIKACRLAGKPVVVATQMLESMITSSVPTRAEVSDVATAVYAGSDAVMLSAESASGLYPEEAVLMMDRIARQIEQDHTYAAQVGAQHPAPETTGTDAISLAARQIAETLALAAIIAYTASGTTGVRASRERPNRPIIALSPIVETARRLALVWGLHCVVTEDACDLEDMVDRAAAIAFQEGFCQAGDRFLVTAGVPLGTPGATNLLRIASVSQDGTKGI, translated from the coding sequence ATGAAGCGTGCACGTAAGGTAAAAATTATTGCTACTCTTGGCCCTTCTTCTTTTTCCATTGAGATGATTGAAAAGCTTTTTATGGCTGGAGCGGATGTTTTTCGCCTGAATATGAGTCACACGGACCGTAAAACAATGTGTGATTTGGTAAAGCGCATACGGCAGGTTGAAAAAAATACGCAACGACCAATCGGCATTTTAGTGGATCTACAGGGGCCGAAATTGCGGATTGGCTGTTTTGCTAAAGGTCAAGAGGATTTGCGTGTTGGGCAGAACTTTACTTTAGATAATCATGATGTGCTTGGTGATGCACAACGTGTTTTTTTTCCGCACGCAGATGTTCTTACGGCTGTTAAACCGGGGGATCGGCTGTTGATTGATGATGGAAAGTTGGAATTGTATGTGCAAGTTTGTGATGGACATTCTGTTCAGTGTCGTGTGATTGCTGGAACGCATATTTCTGATCGAAAAGGCGTGAGTCTTCCTGATACAGTTTTGCCTTTTGGTTCGATGACATCAAAGGATAAGGCTGATCTTCAAGCTCTTTTAGAACAACCGGTTGATTGGGTTGCACTTTCTTTTATTCAACGTCCCGAAGATATACTAGAGGTGCGCCGGTTAACGAAAAGCAAAGTGGCTTTGATGGCTAAGATCGAAAAACCGCAAGCTTTGGAACATATAGAAAAAATTATTGAGATTTCCGATGGTGTTATGATTGCACGGGGAGATCTAGGGGTGGAAATGCCGTTGGAAAAAGTGCCTGCCATTCAAATGGAGCTAATAAAGGCTTGTCGTTTAGCTGGAAAGCCTGTTGTGGTGGCTACACAAATGCTCGAATCAATGATTACATCCTCTGTTCCAACACGTGCGGAAGTCTCTGATGTCGCTACAGCTGTTTATGCCGGAAGCGATGCTGTGATGTTGTCTGCTGAATCTGCGTCTGGTCTTTATCCTGAAGAGGCTGTTCTTATGATGGATCGGATTGCTCGGCAAATTGAACAAGATCACACTTATGCAGCTCAGGTTGGGGCACAGCATCCTGCTCCAGAGACAACAGGTACAGATGCGATTTCTCTTGCGGCACGCCAGATTGCTGAAACACTTGCATTAGCAGCCATCATTGCTTATACCGCTTCAGGGACCACGGGTGTGCGTGCATCACGTGAGCGCCCGAACAGGCCTATTATTGCTTTATCTCCTATCGTGGAAACTGCGCGGCGATTGGCTTTGGTTTGGGGGCTGCATTGCGTCGTCACTGAAGATGCATGTGATTTAGAGGATATGGTTGATCGGGCGGCGGCGATTGCTTTTCAAGAAGGCTTTTGCCAGGCAGGAGATCGCTTCCTTGTGACAGCAGGTGTTCCCCTTGGTACACCCGGTGCTACTAACTTATTGCGTATCGCTTCTGTTTCTCAAGATGGAACGAAAGGCATTTAG
- a CDS encoding ABC transporter transmembrane domain-containing protein: protein MNFFNHSEKSIKPSTPKPSFSSLATFGPYLVRYRWLFIFAFFALTVAALVTLALPVFIGKMFDHGFSTSSHGHINFYFFILFFLALLLAFASACRYYCVITLGERIVADLRRDVFSHIMKLSPAFFDKSHSGELVSRLLTDTTQIKLAVGSTASTALRHLIVVIGAVVMMVITNAKLSSLVLLAIPFVAIPLVIFGRKVRTRTRAAQDRLADANALATEQVSAIRTVQAFTAEKLVSTRFSQLIERAFQTARASVILRSFFTGFAIFMVFSSVVAVLWIGSRDVLNGTMTGGTLGQFVLYAVFGASTFAQLSELGAELIQAAGAAERLAELLQEKPTILAPQNPLPLAQPVRGALVFDQVDFTYPSRPQEKILRSLSFSVKEGETVAFVGASGAGKSTIFSLILRFYDPTSGQIRFDGVEINRLSLQDLRSAISYVPQDVAIFDGTLRDNITFGTEKSNEEEIIAAAKAANALEFIEALPNGFDTQVGERGTMLSGGQKQRIGIARAILRNAPLLLLDEATSALDANSEKLVQEALEGLMQNRTTLVIAHRLATILKADRILVMDKGALVEEGTHAELVAQNGVYAYLAKLQFSPE from the coding sequence ATGAATTTCTTCAATCATTCAGAAAAATCTATAAAACCTTCCACTCCAAAACCTTCATTTTCTTCGCTTGCAACTTTTGGCCCTTATCTCGTGCGCTATCGCTGGTTGTTTATCTTTGCTTTTTTTGCTTTGACTGTTGCTGCTCTTGTCACTCTGGCTTTGCCTGTTTTTATCGGCAAAATGTTTGATCATGGTTTTTCCACTTCAAGTCACGGTCATATCAATTTTTATTTCTTTATTTTGTTTTTCTTAGCATTGCTTCTCGCATTTGCTTCGGCTTGTCGTTATTATTGTGTTATCACCTTGGGAGAGCGGATTGTTGCCGATCTACGGCGTGATGTTTTTTCGCATATAATGAAACTTTCGCCTGCTTTTTTTGATAAGTCCCATTCTGGTGAACTTGTTTCGCGGTTGTTAACAGATACAACGCAAATAAAATTGGCTGTTGGTTCAACTGCCTCTACTGCTTTGCGTCATCTGATTGTGGTGATCGGAGCAGTTGTGATGATGGTGATCACCAATGCTAAATTGTCTTCGCTTGTTTTGCTTGCTATCCCCTTTGTTGCCATTCCGTTAGTTATCTTTGGGCGCAAGGTTCGTACAAGGACACGCGCGGCACAAGATCGTCTTGCAGATGCTAATGCTTTGGCAACCGAACAGGTAAGTGCCATTCGTACTGTGCAAGCCTTTACTGCTGAAAAACTTGTTTCGACACGTTTTTCACAGTTGATAGAGCGTGCTTTTCAAACAGCACGTGCTTCTGTCATTTTGCGTTCCTTTTTTACCGGTTTTGCAATTTTTATGGTTTTTAGCAGTGTGGTTGCTGTTTTATGGATTGGGTCTCGGGATGTTCTGAATGGCACCATGACTGGTGGGACACTAGGTCAATTTGTTCTTTACGCAGTGTTTGGAGCTTCTACTTTTGCGCAATTATCGGAACTGGGTGCAGAATTAATACAAGCAGCAGGCGCTGCTGAACGGCTTGCCGAATTGTTGCAAGAAAAGCCTACAATTTTAGCTCCTCAAAATCCTTTACCGTTGGCACAACCTGTCCGAGGTGCGCTTGTTTTTGATCAGGTTGATTTTACTTATCCTTCCAGACCACAAGAGAAGATTTTGCGCTCTCTTTCTTTTTCTGTCAAAGAAGGTGAAACGGTTGCTTTTGTTGGTGCTTCTGGTGCAGGAAAAAGTACCATTTTTTCTTTGATCCTTCGTTTTTATGATCCTACAAGTGGTCAAATTCGCTTTGATGGCGTGGAGATTAATCGCCTTTCTCTGCAAGATTTACGCAGTGCAATCTCTTATGTTCCACAAGATGTCGCTATCTTTGATGGGACTCTGCGCGATAATATTACTTTCGGTACAGAAAAGAGCAATGAAGAGGAAATTATTGCTGCGGCTAAAGCAGCCAACGCACTTGAATTTATTGAAGCTTTACCAAACGGCTTTGATACGCAAGTGGGAGAACGCGGTACTATGCTTTCTGGTGGACAAAAACAACGCATTGGTATTGCACGCGCGATTTTAAGAAATGCACCCCTTTTGCTGCTTGATGAAGCAACATCTGCTTTAGATGCAAACAGTGAAAAGCTAGTGCAAGAAGCCTTAGAAGGGTTAATGCAAAATAGAACAACACTGGTGATTGCACACCGTTTAGCAACGATTTTAAAAGCAGATCGTATTCTCGTGATGGATAAAGGTGCCCTCGTTGAAGAGGGAACACATGCCGAACTCGTCGCACAAAACGGGGTTTATGCATACTTAGCCAAATTGCAATTTTCACCTGAGTAA
- a CDS encoding DUF4164 domain-containing protein has protein sequence MSQETTVLPQALEQLEKALRTLEFTIINRNAVIDKNNEWEEEIQRMNADRSHLAQALDKAEAQVERLEAVNKEVSKRLIKAMETIRVVIDR, from the coding sequence ATGAGCCAAGAAACTACGGTTCTGCCACAAGCTTTAGAGCAACTGGAAAAAGCATTAAGAACCTTAGAATTCACCATTATAAACCGCAATGCCGTTATTGATAAAAACAACGAATGGGAAGAAGAAATTCAACGAATGAACGCTGATCGTAGCCATCTTGCCCAAGCGCTTGACAAAGCTGAAGCCCAAGTCGAGCGACTAGAAGCAGTAAATAAAGAAGTTTCCAAACGTTTAATTAAAGCGATGGAAACGATTCGTGTCGTAATTGATAGATAA
- a CDS encoding class I fructose-bisphosphate aldolase: MNERLEDIALALVCTGKGILAADESTATIGKRFETIGVECSEDNRRAYREMLFSAKEAMESAISGVILFDETIRQKASSGKMLTDLIREAGALPGIKVDTGAKPLAAFPCETITEGLDGLRERLKDYYALGARFAKWRAVIAIDTHTLPTRGAINQNAQALARYAALCQEIKIVPIVEPEVLMDGPSRGHSIARCFEVTQAVLTAVFKELSEARVLLEGMILKPNMVIDGKDARNASVEEVAEKTVQVLKRTVPAAVPGIAFLSGGQSDEEATAHLSAMNALGTLPWKLTFSYGRALQAAALKAWGGKHENIAVAQKAFCHRARMNHLAALGQWTKNHEHCCA, translated from the coding sequence ATGAATGAACGTCTTGAAGATATAGCACTTGCTCTGGTTTGTACGGGTAAAGGTATTTTGGCGGCAGATGAAAGTACTGCTACGATTGGAAAGCGTTTTGAAACTATTGGTGTTGAATGCAGCGAAGATAATCGTCGTGCTTATCGTGAAATGCTTTTTAGCGCAAAAGAAGCCATGGAAAGTGCTATTTCTGGTGTCATCTTATTTGATGAAACCATTCGTCAAAAAGCATCATCTGGGAAAATGTTGACAGATCTTATTCGTGAAGCGGGTGCTTTGCCAGGGATTAAAGTCGATACCGGTGCTAAACCATTGGCGGCTTTTCCTTGCGAGACGATTACAGAAGGATTGGATGGGCTTCGAGAGCGTTTGAAAGATTATTATGCTTTGGGAGCCCGTTTTGCTAAATGGCGTGCGGTGATTGCAATTGATACACACACTCTCCCAACCAGAGGAGCAATCAACCAAAATGCACAAGCTCTCGCGCGTTATGCTGCTTTGTGTCAGGAGATAAAGATTGTGCCGATTGTTGAACCAGAAGTGTTGATGGATGGGCCATCACGTGGGCATTCAATTGCGCGCTGCTTTGAGGTGACACAAGCTGTTTTAACTGCGGTGTTTAAAGAGTTGTCTGAGGCGCGCGTTCTTTTAGAGGGTATGATTTTAAAGCCCAATATGGTGATTGATGGAAAAGATGCACGCAATGCCTCTGTGGAAGAAGTGGCGGAAAAGACGGTTCAGGTGCTTAAACGGACTGTTCCTGCTGCTGTTCCAGGGATTGCTTTTCTCTCTGGGGGACAATCTGATGAAGAAGCAACTGCCCATTTATCCGCCATGAATGCTTTGGGTACATTGCCTTGGAAATTGACCTTTTCTTACGGACGGGCATTGCAAGCGGCGGCTTTGAAGGCATGGGGTGGAAAACATGAAAATATTGCTGTTGCACAAAAGGCTTTTTGTCATCGCGCACGGATGAACCATTTGGCAGCTTTGGGGCAATGGACAAAAAACCACGAACACTGTTGTGCTTGA
- a CDS encoding phosphoglycerate kinase — protein sequence MGFRTLDDVDVAGKRVLVRVDFNVPMAQGKVCDETRLKRHKETLVELQKRGAKLILLSHCGRPKGQVEPEFSLHPVVQTLEKILNHPVAFASDCIGAAAQMAIEALQNGGVLLLENVRFHLGEEKNDCSFAEALAHNGDLYVNDAFSVSHRAHASVEGITHLLPSYAGRSLQAELQALEKGLGNPMRPVVAIVGGAKVSSKLFVLNHLVEKVDHLVIGGGMANSFLAAQGMHVGKSLCEHALMETVKKVIQKAQECQCALLLPVDAIVGFRFEKDAPHRLYDMGDIPDEGMILDIGTRSIAHIKGVIDEAATLVWNGPLGVFEMPPFDQGTIAVARYAAQRSQKGKLVSIAGGGDTVFALNHAGVANDFTYLSTAGGAFLEWMEGKVLPGIFALMQV from the coding sequence ATGGGTTTTCGTACACTTGATGATGTTGATGTTGCTGGGAAACGTGTTCTTGTGCGGGTGGATTTTAATGTTCCAATGGCGCAAGGCAAAGTATGCGATGAAACGCGTCTCAAACGACATAAAGAGACCCTTGTTGAGCTTCAAAAGCGTGGAGCTAAGCTTATTCTTCTTTCCCATTGTGGTCGCCCCAAAGGGCAGGTGGAGCCAGAATTTTCGTTGCACCCTGTTGTACAAACGTTGGAAAAAATACTCAACCATCCGGTAGCTTTTGCCTCAGATTGTATTGGAGCAGCAGCGCAGATGGCGATTGAGGCGTTGCAAAATGGTGGTGTTTTATTGCTTGAAAATGTTCGTTTTCATTTAGGTGAAGAAAAAAATGATTGTTCTTTTGCTGAGGCTTTGGCGCATAATGGTGATCTCTATGTCAATGATGCTTTTTCAGTTTCTCATCGTGCCCATGCTTCGGTGGAGGGAATAACACATTTGTTGCCTTCTTATGCAGGGCGCTCTCTGCAGGCTGAATTGCAGGCGCTAGAAAAGGGGCTTGGTAATCCAATGCGTCCAGTGGTTGCTATTGTGGGCGGGGCTAAGGTTTCCAGTAAGCTTTTTGTACTCAATCATTTGGTGGAAAAGGTTGATCATTTAGTGATTGGTGGTGGCATGGCCAACAGTTTTTTAGCGGCGCAAGGCATGCATGTTGGAAAGTCATTGTGTGAACATGCACTCATGGAAACGGTTAAAAAAGTTATTCAAAAAGCGCAAGAATGCCAATGCGCACTTCTACTTCCTGTGGATGCGATTGTTGGATTTCGCTTTGAAAAAGATGCGCCGCATCGTCTTTATGATATGGGAGATATTCCTGATGAGGGCATGATTCTAGATATTGGTACTCGCTCCATTGCGCATATTAAAGGTGTGATTGATGAAGCAGCTACCCTTGTGTGGAATGGACCCCTTGGTGTTTTTGAGATGCCTCCCTTTGATCAAGGAACAATTGCGGTTGCACGCTATGCCGCACAACGTAGTCAAAAGGGGAAATTGGTTTCAATTGCTGGAGGGGGAGATACGGTTTTTGCGCTTAACCACGCTGGTGTTGCCAATGATTTTACGTATCTTTCAACGGCAGGTGGTGCTTTTTTGGAATGGATGGAAGGTAAGGTTTTGCCTGGTATTTTCGCCCTCATGCAGGTTTAA
- a CDS encoding DUF1036 domain-containing protein — translation MFRFKDLCHKGSFMVGKKQTRKQQCVLQKRLKIFLLSVLLFFLPVSLAKADFRVCNMTQQAVGVALGYRTLSGWVSEGWWMVPVTECKTLIDGPLASRFYYFYAEGAQKKGNWPGSVTMCVQDSQFTIQGVHDCFPRGYQKAEFKEIDTGNQISWMVHLTDESLFGDSVVHSSRLSGDSSP, via the coding sequence ATGTTTCGTTTTAAGGACTTGTGTCATAAAGGGAGTTTTATGGTTGGTAAAAAACAGACCAGAAAGCAGCAATGCGTATTGCAGAAAAGACTGAAAATTTTTCTCTTGAGTGTTCTGCTCTTTTTTCTGCCTGTTAGTCTTGCAAAAGCTGATTTTAGAGTTTGTAATATGACCCAACAGGCTGTTGGTGTCGCCCTTGGCTATCGTACGCTTTCAGGGTGGGTAAGCGAAGGGTGGTGGATGGTGCCCGTAACAGAGTGTAAAACCTTAATCGATGGTCCTCTTGCTTCGCGGTTTTATTATTTTTATGCCGAGGGTGCACAGAAAAAAGGGAACTGGCCAGGTTCTGTAACTATGTGTGTGCAAGATAGTCAGTTTACCATTCAAGGGGTTCATGATTGTTTCCCACGAGGTTATCAAAAGGCTGAGTTTAAAGAAATTGATACAGGCAATCAAATAAGTTGGATGGTGCATTTGACTGATGAGTCTTTGTTTGGTGATTCGGTTGTACATTCTTCTCGTCTTTCAGGAGATTCTTCACCATGA
- a CDS encoding cell division protein ZapA: protein METVSVTIDGKNYRMACNKGQESHLIELAARLDQYIAHLKKSFGEIGDHRLSVMAGIMIIDEMEEIKRENKKLQEDYETLLRLHNERDRTMGKIVRNTTERIEKLTNQLLKDEQNNIDFQKQDDL, encoded by the coding sequence ATGGAAACCGTTTCGGTCACAATTGATGGTAAAAATTATCGCATGGCTTGCAATAAAGGACAAGAAAGCCATCTTATTGAACTTGCAGCTCGGTTGGATCAATATATCGCACATTTGAAGAAAAGTTTTGGTGAAATTGGTGACCATCGTTTATCCGTTATGGCAGGCATTATGATTATCGATGAAATGGAAGAAATAAAACGAGAAAATAAAAAACTACAAGAAGATTACGAGACTCTTTTACGTCTCCATAATGAAAGGGATCGTACCATGGGAAAAATTGTAAGAAACACAACGGAGCGAATTGAAAAGCTCACCAATCAATTGCTCAAAGATGAACAAAACAATATCGATTTTCAAAAACAAGACGACTTATGA